A DNA window from Hordeum vulgare subsp. vulgare chromosome 1H, MorexV3_pseudomolecules_assembly, whole genome shotgun sequence contains the following coding sequences:
- the LOC123410519 gene encoding protein PHYTOCHROME KINASE SUBSTRATE 1-like has protein sequence MEHTRNGDLKVSYEQELFGRRRNGTLPAYPNLTREAIATGPARGPVPPKSTPSRRRTYADGELDVFSAERYFKGAMDGESKEGSATPVETVAAGTRAAVPVSKPASTCASVASAGSAATANSQTVLLREARSHPGYSSKKCCLQVGALLRPCSGKRAVRVNGGAATETTESSKLAASRIEWYRDLRMQKAGLGLAGDGDRGVVAGLPPNLNLGASQVAAVGSREKAGEYSSASFRKGSFTLQAPVKVSCGGGGDDDDDDGGSDSSSDLFEIKSLMIGDCPYEPSEASIQWSVVTASAVDMSAASEGGGARGRPPVAVRQNRDRPVGLLTGCVSRRAVDVSPMAAVRRLPDPPGLRRIDG, from the coding sequence ATGGAGCACACAAGAAATGGTGATTTGAAGGTCAGTTATGAGCAGGAGCTATTCGGGCGGCGCCGGAACGGCACCTTACCCGCGTACCCGAACCTCACCAGGGAGGCCATCGCCACCGGCCCGGCTAGGGGGCCAGTGCCGCCGAAGAGCACGCCGAGCCGGCGGCGCACTTACGCTGACGGCGAGCTCGATGTGTTCTCGGCTGAGCGTTACTTCAAGGGTGCAATGGACGGTGAGAGCAAGGAGGGCTCCGCCACGCCCGTGGAAACTGTGGCCGCAGGGACGAGGGCAGCTGTGCCGGTGAGCAAGCCGGCGTCGACGTGCGCGTCGGTGGCGAGCGCCGGCTCCGCGGCCACTGCCAACAGCCAGACCGTGCTCCTTCGGGAAGCGCGCAGCCACCCGGGATACAGCAGCAAGAAGTGCTGCCTGCAGGTCGGTGCGCTCCTGCGTCCGTGCTCCGGGAAGCGGGCCGTGCGCGTCAACGGCGGTGCGGCGACGGAGACGACCGAATCGAGCAAGCTGGCGGCGAGCAGGATCGAGTGGTACCGAGACCTGAGGATGCAGAAGGCTGGCCTCGGGCTAGCCGGCGACGGCGACCGTGGCGTGGTCGCTGGCCTCCCGCCAAATTTGAATCTCGGCGCGTCACAAGTGGCAGCAGTAGGGAGTCGGGAGAAGGCGGGCGAGTACTCGAGCGCGAGCTTCAGGAAAGGAAGCTTTACTCTTCAGGCTCCGGTCAAGGTCAGCTGCGGTGGAggtggcgacgacgatgacgacgatggcgggAGCGACTCGAGCTCGGACCTGTTCGAGATCAAGAGCCTCATGATCGGCGACTGCCCGTACGAGCCAAGCGAGGCGAGCATCCAGTGGAGCGTGGTGACCGCGAGCGCCGTGGACATGTCCGCCGCGTCGGAGGGCGGTGGCGCCCGCGGGAGGCCCCCGGTGGCCGTGAGGCAGAACCGGGACCGGCCAGTTGGGCTACTGACGGGGTGTGTGAGCCGGAGGGCGGTAGATGTGTCGCCTATGGCTGCGGTGCGCAGGTTACCCGATCCGCCGGGGCTCCGGCGCATCGATGGGTGA